A genomic stretch from Fodinibius salinus includes:
- a CDS encoding tetratricopeptide repeat protein: protein MSRDLELEQKIDAYIKGQLSEEESQELWEDLLQQPEYIDLLETELGVKSIVADRAKAENPSQESSANENGIIYSLKESWKWTAAAAAVAVLIVAINFLQVDTNQTIQELAIGNINISKNLSSAPVMRAQKGNTAPSDSLLNRGFKAAISGDLKKAIAEYDKIIRSYPNEPAAVQAYLNKGIILYNSGDYVNAITALEQVTKKVKDKPVTKEKGYWYLGNAYMNLNKLEKAREAIHTTYAMDGIYRDSAFRILRKLDHKLGNVDFDNFEQQIKDN, encoded by the coding sequence ATGTCAAGAGACTTAGAACTAGAACAAAAAATTGATGCTTATATAAAAGGCCAGCTTTCTGAAGAAGAGAGCCAAGAGTTGTGGGAAGATCTTTTACAACAGCCCGAATATATTGATTTGCTGGAGACAGAACTCGGTGTTAAGTCTATTGTTGCTGATCGTGCTAAGGCTGAAAATCCATCGCAAGAATCTTCTGCCAATGAAAACGGAATTATTTATTCGCTAAAAGAATCCTGGAAATGGACGGCTGCAGCGGCAGCGGTGGCTGTACTTATAGTAGCTATTAACTTTTTGCAGGTTGATACCAATCAAACAATACAAGAATTAGCTATTGGTAATATCAATATTTCCAAGAATCTTTCTTCGGCGCCGGTAATGCGAGCCCAAAAGGGTAATACTGCACCATCTGATTCTCTTTTAAACCGGGGATTTAAAGCAGCTATTTCGGGAGATCTTAAAAAAGCAATTGCTGAATACGATAAGATTATTCGTTCATATCCCAATGAGCCGGCTGCTGTACAGGCATATCTCAATAAAGGAATTATTCTATATAATTCGGGGGATTATGTTAATGCTATTACTGCACTAGAGCAGGTAACCAAAAAGGTTAAGGATAAACCCGTCACCAAGGAAAAGGGATATTGGTATCTGGGTAATGCATATATGAATCTTAACAAGCTGGAAAAAGCCCGCGAAGCTATTCATACTACTTATGCAATGGACGGCATTTATCGGGATTCTGCATTTAGAATCCTGCGAAAACTGGATCATAAACTCGGTAATGTTGACTTTGACAACTTTGAGCAGCAGATAAAAGACAACTAA
- a CDS encoding RNA polymerase sigma factor, protein MDYTKLVTALKENDSEEVNRLVEALRPRLMAFLRIHMNATDADAEDCAQDSLIDSLEVIKSDRIDDPKRIVSYILTTCRNNYLKMQKKRRETSMEEVSETQSQAPQQLQSLLDEEQKKLLRWCMNQLKEEYQRFMQYWFDHPDAHTKKVAAEFDISINNAWTRKHRLIKKLNECYREKSKL, encoded by the coding sequence ATGGACTATACGAAATTAGTTACTGCCCTTAAAGAAAATGATTCTGAGGAGGTAAATCGGCTGGTTGAGGCATTGCGGCCCCGGTTAATGGCATTTCTGCGTATCCACATGAATGCCACTGATGCCGATGCGGAGGATTGTGCCCAAGATTCACTGATTGATTCTCTTGAAGTTATTAAGTCTGACCGTATTGATGACCCCAAGCGAATTGTCTCTTATATATTAACCACCTGTCGCAATAATTATCTCAAGATGCAGAAAAAACGCAGAGAGACCTCTATGGAAGAGGTATCAGAAACGCAAAGCCAGGCTCCGCAGCAGCTACAGTCGCTGCTTGATGAAGAGCAAAAAAAGCTTCTCAGATGGTGCATGAATCAATTAAAAGAAGAATATCAGCGATTTATGCAGTATTGGTTTGACCACCCTGATGCCCACACAAAAAAGGTAGCTGCAGAATTTGATATCAGTATAAACAATGCCTGGACCCGAAAACACCGCTTGATAAAAAAACTAAACGAATGTTATAGAGAAAAAAGCAAATTATAA
- a CDS encoding segregation and condensation protein A translates to MYRVQLKNFEGPLDLLLFFIKRDELDIYDIPISYITNQFLEYINLLEELDLDVASEFILMASMLMSIKAKMMLPQEESDDKLDEHDPRYELVQQLLEYKRYKEMAGRMEDIEEEAQKRHFRGNHEVDQVNKQATGEALQDVTMFDLMTAFNNILAEVKQRDTVHHVEKIEYTVEEQSEYVINSLRERGRTAFRTFCEELETRAKIVVTFLAILEMLKERQINLYVEDHDPTKFYLDLKPVDEIVRTN, encoded by the coding sequence ATGTATCGTGTTCAGCTTAAAAATTTTGAAGGTCCGTTAGACCTGCTGCTGTTTTTTATCAAGCGTGATGAGCTCGATATTTACGATATCCCCATCTCATATATCACCAACCAGTTTTTAGAGTATATCAACCTGCTCGAGGAACTTGACCTCGATGTTGCCAGTGAATTTATCCTAATGGCTAGTATGCTGATGTCGATCAAAGCCAAGATGATGCTGCCCCAAGAAGAAAGTGATGATAAACTTGATGAACACGATCCCCGCTATGAGTTGGTACAACAATTGCTTGAATACAAGCGATATAAAGAGATGGCTGGTAGGATGGAGGATATTGAAGAAGAAGCTCAAAAACGACACTTCCGCGGCAATCATGAGGTAGATCAGGTCAATAAACAAGCCACGGGGGAGGCCCTTCAAGATGTTACAATGTTCGACCTGATGACGGCTTTTAATAACATCCTAGCCGAAGTTAAGCAACGAGATACCGTTCATCACGTAGAAAAAATTGAATACACTGTTGAAGAACAGTCCGAATATGTCATAAACAGCCTGCGTGAGAGAGGACGCACGGCTTTTCGTACCTTTTGTGAAGAGCTGGAAACACGAGCAAAAATTGTAGTTACTTTCCTGGCTATCTTAGAGATGCTCAAAGAGCGACAAATTAACCTTTATGTTGAGGATCATGACCCTACAAAGTTTTACCTCGATCTGAAACCTGTGGACGAGATCGTCCGTACGAATTAA
- a CDS encoding M28 family peptidase, with product MKRYILAVIIGAAVTVIISCSGTEQAQKQQTKPIINTDSLLSYQDNISTRYMRRHLSAFSADSMKGRDTGTPAEDKAARYLAHQYRKLGLQPVGDNNSYFQHFDLNATKTDSIVYKLFATSDEQKLVDYSTASKNSSAHFIRQFGGTDSLQGKIVFAGFGVDDSKNDIQNLQGVTLKDKWVMVFGNIPHIVEGDTLIDPTIDARARFQSIMDRGAEGILLIPEKSSDFSKVARQQQSNFGKLSDLKLAYRDDGSGSSGGFSKGYNIIKPALAAQLLDIESKSALEDYRQQLIDNIASFQPDQLNYKLSHVPYTAKEKVTSKNVLAFYEGADPKLKDEVVVMTSHYDHLGIGQPDSTGDRIYNGADDDGSGTIGILNVARAFANAGDNGVKPKRSILFLHVSGEEKGLLGSRYYSDHPVFPMEKTVADINTDMIGRIDKKHKKQGTEEYSYIIGGDIISSQLDSLINAGNKKSGQITLSDRYNDLQDPNQFYRRSDHWHFGRKGVPFVFFFSGVHEDYHRPSDEVHKIRFDKMSKIVRTMYGSAVMIANTENPPAVDNQAFIEKTKGDN from the coding sequence ATGAAACGCTATATCCTTGCTGTAATTATTGGTGCGGCAGTAACTGTAATTATTAGCTGCAGCGGAACTGAGCAAGCCCAGAAGCAACAAACAAAGCCAATCATTAATACCGATAGCTTACTCAGTTATCAGGATAATATTTCTACAAGATATATGCGGAGGCATCTTTCTGCCTTTTCGGCTGATTCGATGAAGGGCCGAGATACTGGCACTCCGGCAGAAGATAAAGCAGCCCGCTATCTTGCTCATCAATATCGAAAATTAGGATTGCAGCCCGTAGGTGATAATAACAGTTATTTCCAGCATTTTGATCTTAATGCTACCAAAACCGACAGCATTGTCTATAAACTGTTTGCTACCAGTGATGAGCAAAAACTTGTTGATTACTCAACAGCGAGCAAAAACAGCAGCGCACATTTCATTCGTCAGTTTGGTGGTACCGATTCGCTGCAGGGCAAAATTGTATTCGCTGGTTTTGGCGTTGATGACAGTAAAAACGATATCCAAAATTTACAAGGCGTAACCCTCAAGGATAAATGGGTGATGGTCTTTGGAAATATCCCTCATATTGTAGAAGGAGATACTCTTATTGATCCAACCATCGATGCTCGTGCCCGCTTTCAGTCTATTATGGATCGTGGTGCCGAAGGCATTCTGCTTATACCGGAAAAATCTTCTGATTTTAGCAAGGTTGCCCGCCAGCAACAGTCTAACTTTGGCAAACTATCGGATCTCAAACTTGCTTATCGCGATGATGGATCCGGTTCTTCAGGCGGATTCAGTAAGGGATATAACATCATCAAACCGGCTCTTGCAGCACAACTGCTCGATATTGAATCAAAGTCGGCATTAGAAGATTATCGGCAACAACTGATTGACAACATTGCCAGCTTTCAACCGGACCAATTAAACTATAAGCTTTCACACGTTCCGTATACAGCTAAAGAGAAAGTAACCTCCAAAAACGTGCTCGCTTTCTACGAAGGCGCCGATCCTAAACTGAAAGATGAAGTAGTAGTCATGACCTCTCACTACGACCATCTGGGTATCGGCCAGCCCGACTCTACCGGTGATCGTATTTACAATGGTGCTGACGATGATGGCAGCGGTACCATTGGGATATTAAATGTTGCACGAGCCTTTGCTAATGCCGGAGACAATGGAGTGAAGCCCAAACGTAGCATCCTGTTTCTTCATGTGTCCGGAGAAGAAAAGGGCTTACTCGGCTCGCGCTACTATTCCGACCATCCTGTTTTTCCAATGGAAAAAACCGTAGCCGATATTAATACAGACATGATTGGACGCATTGACAAGAAACATAAAAAGCAGGGGACCGAGGAGTATTCCTATATCATTGGCGGAGATATTATTTCATCACAACTGGACAGCCTTATCAATGCTGGTAACAAAAAATCTGGCCAAATTACGCTGAGTGACCGCTATAATGACCTGCAGGATCCCAACCAGTTTTACCGGCGCAGTGATCACTGGCATTTTGGTCGCAAGGGGGTGCCTTTTGTGTTCTTCTTTAGCGGTGTACATGAAGATTATCATCGTCCCTCGGATGAAGTACATAAAATTCGCTTTGATAAAATGTCTAAGATAGTTCGTACGATGTATGGCTCTGCAGTAATGATTGCAAACACAGAAAACCCACCGGCCGTTGATAATCAAGCGTTTATTGAAAAAACAAAAGGTGACAATTAA